A window from Mangifera indica cultivar Alphonso chromosome 2, CATAS_Mindica_2.1, whole genome shotgun sequence encodes these proteins:
- the LOC123208734 gene encoding UPF0481 protein At3g47200-like has product MANVQVQCSSSRPKPVSQVLPRNKSWKPRPECCICRIPQRIRKVRQDAYTPQVISIGPFHYGKKNLRDMENLKKRLVSKFFERTTDEKHKEVLAFIRAQEQKIPNSYAGPCKLGSPEYTEMILHDAIFIIYRENCFRILDLQLMENQLPYFLLEGLYKIVVSGQPFVDLCFKFFEDQMLTSVPDNRV; this is encoded by the exons ATGGCTAatgtacaagttcaat GTTCTAGTTCTAGACCAAAGCCCGTGTCCCAGGTGCTTCCCCGTAACAAAAGTTGGAAGCCTAGGCCTGAATGTTGCATTTGTAGAATCCCTCAACGTATTCGTAAAGTCAGGCAAGATGCCTACACTCCTCAAGTAATTTCAATAGGCCCTTTTCACTATGGTAAAAAAAACCTAAGAGACATGGAAAATCTAAAAAAGAGACTTGTAAGCAAGTTTTTCGAACGAACCACCGATGAGAAACATAAGGAAGTTTTGGCTTTCATCAGAGCCCAGGAGCAGAAGATACCAAATTCTTATGCAGGACCTTGTAAGCTTGGGAGTCCTGAGTATACAGAGATGATTCTACATGATGCTATTTTTATCATATA CAGAGAAAATTGCTTCCGTATTTTGGACCTGCAATTAATGGAAAATCAACTTCCGTATTTTTTACTCGAGGGATTATACAAGATAGTGGTCAGTGGCCAGCCTTTCGTTGATCTTTGTTTCAAATTCTTCGAGGATCAGATGCTTACAAGTGTACCTGACAATAGAGTTTAA